A stretch of Allostreptomyces psammosilenae DNA encodes these proteins:
- a CDS encoding pyridoxamine 5'-phosphate oxidase family protein, producing the protein MGKVYERIDGRLRSFIEQQHVFFTATAPLSEQGHVNLSPKGMTGSLAVLDEHTVAFLDFGGSTAETIAHLRENGRITLMWCAFSGPPKIVRVHGTGEPVFRDDPRWDGLIPHFPNAHLPGLRAVIVVTAERISDSCGFAVPLMEYQEDRTLHSDFFGRKTDEEFSAYCEGKEHVATSIDGLPALPLPLPARTS; encoded by the coding sequence ATGGGAAAAGTCTATGAACGCATCGACGGGCGGCTGCGCTCCTTCATCGAGCAACAGCACGTCTTCTTCACGGCCACCGCGCCACTTTCCGAGCAGGGGCACGTCAACCTCTCCCCGAAGGGCATGACGGGCTCGCTCGCCGTGCTCGACGAACACACCGTGGCCTTCCTGGACTTCGGCGGCAGCACCGCGGAGACCATCGCCCACCTGCGGGAGAACGGTCGGATCACGCTGATGTGGTGTGCCTTCTCCGGCCCGCCGAAGATCGTCCGGGTGCACGGCACGGGCGAACCCGTCTTCCGGGACGACCCGCGCTGGGACGGACTGATCCCGCACTTCCCCAACGCGCATCTGCCGGGCCTGCGGGCCGTCATCGTGGTGACCGCCGAGCGGATCAGCGACAGCTGCGGATTCGCCGTGCCTTTGATGGAATATCAGGAGGATCGCACGCTGCACTCCGATTTCTTCGGCCGCAAGACCGACGAGGAGTTCAGCGCCTACTGCGAGGGCAAGGAGCACGTCGCCACGAGCATCGACGGCCTCCCGGCCCTCCCGCTGCCCCTGCCCGCGCGCACCAGCTGA
- a CDS encoding polyprenyl synthetase family protein, translating into MTVTPVRPSLPTRHQADGTLGDDTGTGGRTATVQPDGRGAPPAQVGPAGTPPPAPSSEQSAVPDAPTAPSGHPAPGSTAFGPTAPGSTAFGSSAPGSTASGSTAPGSPKAPGASPAPPGCRTAPGSATPEDPTGGDIARTFSPATRIEAALCVYLDRRCAELAERAVDPGEVDVARTLTRFVLSGGKRLRPLFGWWAWRAAGGPTRGPLADVAIRAVAALELVQACALVHDDLMDDSRVRRGAAAVHIRHAERHRRAGWAGDPARHGRSVALLVGDLALAWADDMLAAAGIPADTWSRVREPWQAMRTEALTGQYLDLLTHARRDGGERAALRVNRLKSAAYTVERPLQIGALLAGADRDTVAALRGFGADLGTAFQLRDDLLGVFGDPDITGKPRGDDLRDGKRTLLMAVALRRATESGRTDAERLLRAALGEGTYGVASAAGVDPDAVRRVLRELGAVDEVEERIAGLTRSALARLATVPLDPAGATHLAELAARATRRDH; encoded by the coding sequence ATGACGGTCACTCCGGTACGTCCTTCCCTCCCCACCCGGCACCAGGCGGACGGGACTCTCGGGGACGACACCGGGACGGGCGGGCGTACCGCGACGGTGCAGCCCGACGGCCGTGGCGCCCCGCCCGCCCAGGTCGGCCCGGCCGGGACGCCGCCACCGGCGCCGTCGAGCGAGCAGAGCGCGGTGCCGGACGCGCCGACGGCGCCGAGCGGCCACCCCGCGCCCGGCTCGACGGCCTTCGGCCCCACCGCCCCGGGCTCGACGGCCTTCGGCTCCAGCGCCCCCGGCTCGACGGCCTCCGGCTCCACCGCCCCGGGCTCCCCGAAGGCGCCCGGCGCGTCCCCGGCACCGCCGGGCTGCCGGACGGCACCCGGCTCCGCCACGCCCGAGGACCCCACCGGCGGTGACATCGCCCGCACCTTCAGCCCCGCCACCCGCATCGAGGCCGCCCTCTGCGTCTACCTGGACCGCCGCTGCGCCGAACTGGCCGAACGGGCCGTCGACCCCGGCGAGGTCGACGTCGCCCGCACCCTCACCCGGTTCGTCCTCAGCGGCGGCAAGCGGCTGCGCCCGCTGTTCGGCTGGTGGGCCTGGCGCGCCGCCGGCGGCCCGACCCGCGGGCCGCTGGCCGACGTCGCCATCCGCGCCGTCGCGGCGCTCGAACTCGTCCAGGCCTGCGCGCTCGTCCACGACGACCTGATGGACGACTCGCGGGTACGCCGCGGCGCCGCCGCCGTGCACATCCGGCACGCCGAACGCCACCGACGCGCCGGCTGGGCCGGCGACCCGGCACGCCACGGCCGCTCCGTCGCCCTGCTCGTCGGCGACCTCGCCCTCGCCTGGGCCGACGACATGCTGGCCGCCGCCGGCATCCCCGCCGACACCTGGTCACGGGTCCGCGAGCCCTGGCAGGCCATGCGCACCGAGGCGCTGACCGGCCAGTACCTCGACCTGCTCACGCACGCCCGCCGGGACGGTGGCGAACGCGCCGCCCTGCGCGTCAACCGGCTCAAGTCCGCCGCCTACACCGTGGAGCGCCCGCTCCAGATCGGCGCCCTGCTCGCCGGCGCCGACCGGGACACCGTCGCCGCACTGCGCGGCTTCGGCGCCGACCTGGGCACCGCCTTCCAGCTCCGCGACGACCTGCTCGGCGTCTTCGGCGACCCGGACATCACCGGCAAACCGCGCGGCGACGACCTGCGCGACGGCAAACGCACCCTGCTGATGGCCGTCGCGCTGCGGCGCGCCACCGAGAGCGGGCGGACCGACGCCGAACGACTGCTGCGCGCCGCGCTCGGCGAGGGGACGTACGGCGTGGCGAGCGCCGCGGGCGTCGACCCGGACGCCGTGCGCCGCGTGCTGCGGGAACTCGGTGCCGTCGACGAGGTGGAGGAGCGCATCGCCGGCCTGACCCGATCGGCCCTCGCCCGGCTCGCCACCGTCCCCCTCGACCCGGCCGGCGCCACCCACCTCGCCGAACTGGCCGCCCGGGCCACCCGCCGCGACCACTAG
- a CDS encoding carbohydrate-binding module family 20 domain-containing protein → MRAFARSVAALATGALSLSLVTGVAAPEQAQAAPSGDKKVTAVLFEWQFDSVARECVNTLGPEGYGYVQVSPPNERIQGSAWWTAYQPVSYRIGNRLGTDADFREMVTACNNAGVDVIVDAVINHMTSGSGTGTAGTVYSKYNYPGHYQDQDFHGCRRDIGTNYGDRYNVQECELVGLADLNTSSEYVRSEIAEYLNYLISLGVDGFRVDAVKHIATNDLRAIKNKLTNPNIYWVQEAIYGAGEAVSPSEYLQNGDVQEFRYATDLKRIFTGENLAYLSNFGESWGYMASGQSGTFVANHDTERNGSTLSYKDGATYTLANVFMLAWPYGTPSVHSGYEFSNNDAGPPNNGHVNACYQDGWRCQHAWSQIANMVGFRNAVGDAAVTNWWSNGGDAIAFGRGSAGYVAINHENSSLTRTFQTSLPAGTYCDVQHGEPTADGGCTGTTYTVNSAGQFTATIGAHDAVALYVGATGNPGSGNPDSGTGTTAASFGVNATTTWGQNVYVVGNHPSLGSWSPAGAVALSSSTYPVWRQTVSLPAGTYEYKYIKKDAAGNVVWESGANRSVTVTSGGTITLNDTWRS, encoded by the coding sequence ATCCGCGCCTTCGCCCGTTCCGTCGCCGCGCTCGCCACCGGCGCCCTCTCGCTCAGCCTGGTGACCGGCGTCGCCGCGCCGGAGCAGGCGCAGGCCGCGCCGTCCGGCGACAAGAAGGTCACCGCCGTCCTGTTCGAGTGGCAGTTCGACTCCGTCGCACGGGAGTGCGTCAACACCCTGGGCCCGGAGGGCTACGGCTACGTCCAGGTCTCCCCGCCGAACGAGCGCATCCAGGGCTCGGCGTGGTGGACCGCCTACCAGCCGGTCAGCTACAGGATCGGCAACCGGCTCGGCACCGACGCCGACTTCCGCGAGATGGTCACCGCCTGCAACAACGCCGGGGTCGACGTCATCGTGGACGCCGTCATCAACCACATGACCTCCGGCTCCGGAACCGGCACCGCCGGCACCGTCTACAGCAAGTACAACTACCCCGGCCACTACCAGGACCAGGACTTCCACGGCTGCCGCCGGGACATCGGCACCAACTACGGCGACCGCTACAACGTCCAGGAGTGCGAGCTGGTCGGCCTGGCCGACCTGAACACCTCCAGCGAGTACGTCCGCTCCGAGATCGCCGAGTACCTCAACTACCTGATCTCGCTCGGCGTGGACGGCTTCCGCGTCGACGCCGTCAAGCACATCGCCACCAACGACCTGCGGGCCATCAAGAACAAGCTGACCAACCCGAACATCTACTGGGTCCAGGAGGCCATCTACGGCGCCGGCGAGGCCGTCTCCCCCTCGGAGTACCTGCAGAACGGCGACGTCCAGGAGTTCCGCTACGCCACCGACCTCAAGCGGATCTTCACGGGCGAGAACCTCGCCTACCTCAGCAACTTCGGCGAGTCCTGGGGCTACATGGCCTCCGGCCAGTCCGGAACCTTCGTCGCCAACCACGACACCGAGCGCAACGGCTCCACGCTCAGCTACAAGGACGGCGCGACCTACACCCTCGCCAACGTCTTCATGCTGGCCTGGCCCTACGGCACGCCCTCCGTGCACTCCGGCTACGAGTTCTCCAACAACGACGCCGGCCCGCCCAACAACGGCCACGTCAACGCCTGCTACCAGGACGGCTGGCGCTGCCAGCACGCCTGGTCGCAGATCGCCAACATGGTCGGCTTCCGCAACGCCGTCGGCGACGCCGCGGTGACGAACTGGTGGTCCAACGGCGGCGACGCCATCGCCTTCGGCCGCGGCAGCGCCGGCTACGTGGCGATCAACCACGAGAACTCCAGCCTGACCCGCACCTTCCAGACCTCGCTGCCGGCCGGCACCTACTGCGACGTCCAGCACGGCGAGCCCACCGCCGACGGCGGCTGCACCGGCACGACCTACACGGTCAACTCCGCCGGCCAGTTCACCGCCACCATCGGCGCCCACGACGCCGTCGCCCTGTACGTCGGCGCCACGGGCAACCCCGGCAGCGGCAACCCCGACTCGGGCACCGGCACCACCGCGGCCTCCTTCGGCGTCAACGCCACCACCACCTGGGGCCAGAACGTCTACGTGGTGGGCAACCACCCCTCGCTGGGCAGCTGGTCGCCCGCGGGCGCCGTGGCGCTGTCCTCCTCGACCTACCCGGTGTGGCGGCAGACCGTCAGCCTGCCGGCGGGCACCTACGAGTACAAGTACATCAAGAAGGACGCGGCCGGGAACGTCGTCTGGGAGAGCGGCGCCAACCGCTCCGTGACCGTCACCTCCGGCGGCACGATCACCCTCAACGACACCTGGCGCAGCTAG
- the npdG gene encoding NADPH-dependent F420 reductase, whose product MDDVDGGALGESGRPTIAQLTIAQLTIGVLGGTGAQGAGLVSRWVRAGMRVVIGSRSPARSAAAAATLAAATGSDRVTGTGNEECAELADVVVIAVPFEAQAALLHALRDRLAGKTVVSCVNPLAFDGGGGPHALRVAEGSAAQQAQALLPASHVTAAFHHLAAGLLADPAVPVIDREVLVLGDDPGSVATVRALAEAIPGVRGVDAGGLNQAGRVEALTVELITRDRRERRERRDRDRQGPDRHDVDTSGRVASDRVASDLDASDLTVGDLHVPVVTEPPEMTITHA is encoded by the coding sequence GTGGACGATGTGGACGGCGGCGCGCTCGGCGAGTCGGGCCGGCCGACGATCGCCCAGCTCACGATCGCCCAACTGACGATCGGCGTTCTCGGCGGAACCGGTGCCCAGGGCGCCGGGCTGGTCTCCCGCTGGGTACGGGCCGGGATGCGGGTGGTCATCGGCTCCCGCAGCCCCGCCCGCTCCGCCGCTGCCGCCGCCACGCTCGCCGCGGCCACCGGCTCGGACCGCGTCACCGGGACCGGCAACGAGGAGTGCGCCGAGCTGGCGGACGTCGTCGTCATCGCCGTCCCGTTCGAGGCGCAGGCCGCACTGCTCCACGCGCTGCGCGACCGGCTCGCCGGCAAGACGGTGGTCAGCTGCGTCAATCCGCTGGCGTTCGACGGTGGCGGCGGCCCGCACGCGCTGCGCGTGGCGGAGGGCAGCGCCGCGCAGCAGGCGCAGGCGCTGCTGCCGGCCTCCCACGTCACCGCGGCGTTCCACCACCTCGCCGCGGGCCTGCTGGCCGATCCGGCGGTCCCGGTCATCGACCGGGAGGTGCTGGTGCTGGGGGACGATCCGGGGAGCGTCGCCACGGTGCGCGCCCTCGCCGAGGCCATCCCGGGCGTGCGCGGCGTGGACGCTGGTGGGCTGAACCAGGCGGGGCGCGTCGAGGCACTGACCGTGGAGCTGATCACGCGCGACCGCCGGGAGCGCCGGGAGCGCCGCGACCGGGACCGCCAGGGGCCGGACCGCCACGACGTGGACACGTCCGGCCGGGTCGCATCCGACCGGGTCGCATCCGACCTGGACGCGTCCGACCTGACGGTGGGTGACCTCCACGTCCCGGTCGTCACCGAACCGCCGGAGATGACCATCACGCACGCCTGA
- a CDS encoding discoidin domain-containing protein: MAAGTAVAVSTPPSASAADTLLSQGRTATASSTENGGTPAAFAVDGDRGTRWSSAASDQQWIQVDLGATATITGIRLEWEAAYGRAYQIQTSADGTTWTTIHSTTTGTGGTETLQVSGTGRYVRMNGISRGTGYGYSLWEFQVFGSFGTTTGCGTANAARGRTATASSTENAGTPAAHAVDGDRGTRWSSAASDQQWIQVDLGSSQRICRVALDWEAAYGRGYQIQTSADGTTWTTIHTTTAGTGGRETLDVSGTGRYVRMNGVTRGTGYGYSLWEFEVNTEGGAVPPITGGGDLGPNVLVFDPSTPNIQATVDQVFQRQEAAQFGDGRYALLFKPGTYNNLNVNVGFYTSVAGLGLTPDATTFNGDVTVDAGWFNGNATQNFWRSVENLALNPVSGTNRWAVSQAAPFRRMHVRGNLDLAPSGYGWASGGYIADSRIDGTVGNYSQQQWYTRDSTIGGWSNAVWNQVFSGVEGAPASSYPEPPYTTLATTPISEEKPFLYLDGDEYEVFVPAPRSNARGTSWADGTPEGTSIPLDRFYVVKEGATAATINAALAQGLHLLFTPGVYHVDQTINVTRPDTIVLGLGLATIIPEGGVAAMRVADVDGVRLAGFLIDAGTVNSPVLLEVGPEGASADHADNPTTVQDVFVRVGGSQAGKATTAMVVNNDDTVIDHTWIWRADHGDGVGWETNRSDYGLVVNGDDVLATGLFVEHFNKYDVQWYGERGRTIFFQNEKAYDAPNQAAIQNGDTQGYAAYRVDASVDTHEAWGLGSYCYYNVDPTIRQEHGFQVPNKSGIRMHNLLVVSLSGHGHYNHVINDVGAPTSGTDTIPSRVVSYP, encoded by the coding sequence ATGGCCGCCGGCACCGCCGTGGCCGTATCGACACCCCCGTCCGCCAGCGCCGCCGACACCCTGCTCTCCCAGGGCAGGACCGCCACCGCCTCCTCCACGGAGAACGGCGGCACCCCCGCCGCCTTCGCCGTGGACGGCGACCGCGGCACCAGGTGGTCCTCCGCCGCCAGCGACCAGCAGTGGATCCAGGTCGACCTCGGCGCCACCGCCACCATCACCGGAATCCGGCTGGAGTGGGAGGCCGCGTACGGCCGGGCCTACCAGATCCAGACCTCCGCCGACGGCACCACCTGGACCACCATCCACTCCACCACCACCGGCACCGGCGGCACCGAGACCCTCCAGGTCTCCGGCACCGGCCGCTACGTCCGGATGAACGGGATCAGCCGCGGCACCGGTTACGGCTACTCCCTGTGGGAGTTCCAGGTGTTCGGCTCCTTCGGCACCACCACGGGCTGCGGCACCGCCAACGCCGCCCGGGGCAGGACCGCCACCGCCTCCTCCACGGAGAACGCCGGCACCCCGGCCGCCCACGCCGTGGACGGCGACCGCGGCACCAGGTGGTCCTCCGCCGCCAGCGACCAGCAGTGGATCCAGGTCGACCTCGGCAGCAGCCAGCGCATCTGCCGGGTGGCCCTCGACTGGGAGGCCGCCTACGGGCGCGGCTACCAGATCCAGACCTCCGCCGACGGCACCACCTGGACCACCATCCACACCACCACCGCCGGCACCGGCGGCCGGGAGACCCTCGACGTCTCCGGCACCGGCCGGTACGTCCGGATGAACGGCGTCACCCGGGGCACCGGCTACGGCTACTCCCTGTGGGAGTTCGAGGTCAACACCGAGGGCGGGGCCGTCCCGCCGATCACCGGGGGCGGCGACCTCGGACCCAACGTGCTGGTCTTCGACCCCTCCACGCCGAACATCCAGGCCACCGTGGACCAGGTCTTCCAGCGCCAGGAGGCCGCCCAGTTCGGCGACGGCCGCTACGCCCTGCTGTTCAAGCCGGGCACTTACAACAACCTCAACGTCAACGTCGGCTTCTACACCTCCGTGGCCGGCCTCGGTCTCACCCCCGACGCCACCACCTTCAACGGCGACGTCACCGTGGACGCCGGCTGGTTCAACGGCAACGCCACCCAGAACTTCTGGCGGTCCGTGGAAAACCTGGCCCTCAACCCGGTGAGCGGCACCAACCGGTGGGCCGTCTCGCAGGCGGCGCCGTTCCGCCGGATGCACGTCCGCGGCAACCTCGACCTCGCCCCCTCCGGCTACGGCTGGGCCAGCGGCGGCTACATCGCCGACAGCCGGATCGACGGCACCGTGGGCAACTACTCCCAGCAGCAGTGGTACACCCGGGACAGCACGATCGGCGGCTGGAGCAACGCCGTGTGGAACCAGGTGTTCTCCGGGGTGGAGGGCGCCCCCGCGTCCAGTTACCCCGAGCCGCCGTACACCACACTGGCCACCACGCCGATCTCCGAGGAGAAGCCGTTCCTCTACCTGGACGGCGACGAGTACGAGGTCTTCGTCCCCGCGCCCCGCAGCAACGCCCGGGGCACCTCCTGGGCGGACGGGACGCCGGAGGGCACCTCGATCCCGCTCGACCGCTTCTACGTGGTCAAGGAGGGCGCGACCGCGGCCACCATCAACGCGGCGCTGGCCCAGGGACTCCACCTGCTGTTCACCCCGGGCGTCTACCACGTCGACCAGACGATCAACGTCACCCGCCCGGACACCATCGTGCTCGGCCTCGGCCTGGCCACGATCATCCCGGAGGGCGGGGTGGCCGCGATGCGGGTCGCCGACGTCGACGGCGTCCGGCTGGCCGGCTTCCTGATCGACGCCGGGACGGTCAACTCGCCGGTGCTGCTGGAGGTCGGCCCGGAAGGCGCCTCGGCCGACCACGCCGACAACCCCACCACCGTTCAGGACGTCTTCGTCCGCGTCGGCGGATCCCAGGCCGGCAAGGCCACCACCGCCATGGTCGTCAACAACGACGACACGGTCATCGACCACACCTGGATCTGGCGGGCGGACCACGGCGACGGCGTCGGCTGGGAGACCAACCGCTCCGACTACGGGCTCGTGGTCAACGGCGACGACGTGCTGGCCACCGGGCTGTTCGTGGAGCACTTCAACAAGTACGACGTCCAGTGGTACGGCGAGCGCGGCCGGACCATCTTCTTCCAGAACGAGAAGGCCTACGACGCGCCGAACCAGGCCGCCATCCAGAACGGCGACACCCAGGGCTACGCCGCCTACCGGGTGGACGCGTCGGTGGACACCCACGAGGCCTGGGGGCTCGGCTCCTACTGCTACTACAACGTCGACCCCACCATCCGGCAGGAGCACGGCTTCCAGGTGCCGAACAAGAGCGGGATCCGGATGCACAACCTGCTGGTGGTCTCGCTGAGCGGGCACGGCCACTACAACCACGTCATCAACGACGTGGGGGCGCCCACCTCGGGCACGGACACCATCCCCTCCCGGGTGGTCTCCTACCCCTGA
- a CDS encoding lycopene cyclase family protein — MGRPIDGDTHVAVVGAGAAGLSLAAGLAGLPEGRRPRLTVLEAPAGRAGASPERTWCFWERAEGELDALLAARWDAVEVVDASGRAHGGPVAPLAYKMLRSRDHRRALDARLEAAGARCLQAWVREVADAPDGRSAVVRGRDAAGRAVRVVADWVFDSRPPAAPGAPPAGRAALVQHFTGWFVRTGRNAFVPSSARLMDLRVPQPARGVAFVYVLPLSPRAALVEYTEFTPSPLPPGDHRAALRRYAREVLRLPPFEVTGAERGAIPMTDLPFPRRAGRRVFRIGTAGGATRPSTGYTFSGARRQAAEVVAALVAGREPLPPVPYPRRHLWMDAALLHGLAAGRLDGADFFAGLFRRNPPERLLRFLDGGTSPAEELAVGLTVPTVPMLSTLGHLLAARMSGRIRRR; from the coding sequence ATGGGGCGGCCGATCGACGGTGACACCCACGTCGCGGTGGTCGGCGCCGGCGCGGCCGGTCTCAGCCTGGCCGCGGGCCTGGCGGGGTTGCCCGAGGGGCGGCGTCCCCGGCTGACGGTGCTGGAGGCGCCCGCGGGCCGGGCCGGGGCGTCGCCGGAGCGCACCTGGTGCTTCTGGGAGCGCGCCGAGGGCGAACTGGACGCCCTGCTGGCGGCCCGCTGGGACGCGGTGGAGGTGGTGGACGCCTCCGGTCGGGCGCACGGCGGGCCGGTGGCGCCGTTGGCCTACAAGATGCTGCGGTCCCGCGACCACCGCCGGGCGCTGGACGCGCGCCTGGAGGCGGCCGGGGCCCGCTGCCTGCAGGCGTGGGTGCGGGAGGTGGCCGACGCCCCCGACGGCCGCTCGGCGGTGGTGCGCGGCCGGGACGCGGCCGGGCGCGCCGTGCGGGTGGTGGCCGACTGGGTGTTCGACTCCCGGCCGCCGGCGGCGCCCGGGGCGCCGCCGGCCGGCCGCGCCGCGTTGGTCCAGCACTTCACCGGGTGGTTCGTGCGTACCGGACGGAACGCCTTCGTTCCCTCCTCGGCCCGGCTGATGGACCTTCGGGTGCCGCAGCCGGCGCGCGGCGTGGCGTTCGTGTACGTGCTGCCGCTGTCGCCCCGCGCGGCGCTGGTGGAGTACACCGAGTTCACGCCGTCCCCGCTGCCGCCCGGCGACCACCGCGCGGCGCTCCGGCGGTACGCCCGGGAGGTGCTGCGCCTGCCGCCGTTCGAGGTGACCGGCGCGGAGCGGGGCGCCATCCCGATGACCGACCTGCCGTTCCCCCGCCGGGCGGGCCGACGGGTCTTCCGGATCGGGACCGCCGGGGGCGCCACCAGGCCGTCCACCGGCTACACCTTCTCCGGCGCGCGCCGCCAGGCCGCCGAGGTGGTGGCCGCGCTGGTCGCGGGGCGGGAGCCGCTGCCGCCCGTGCCGTACCCGCGGCGCCACCTGTGGATGGACGCCGCGCTGCTGCACGGCCTGGCGGCCGGGCGGCTGGACGGCGCCGACTTCTTCGCGGGCCTGTTCCGCCGCAACCCGCCGGAGCGGCTGCTGCGCTTCCTCGACGGCGGAACGAGCCCGGCCGAGGAACTGGCGGTGGGGCTGACCGTGCCGACCGTGCCGATGCTCTCCACCCTGGGCCACCTGCTGGCCGCCCGGATGTCCGGGAGGATCCGGCGCCGATGA
- the rpmF gene encoding 50S ribosomal protein L32 has product MAVPKRRMSRSNTRHRRAQWKATAPDLVPITVNGREHRVPRNLLQAYQRGYLPLPD; this is encoded by the coding sequence ATGGCCGTGCCCAAGCGCAGGATGTCCCGCAGCAACACCCGCCACCGCCGCGCCCAGTGGAAGGCGACCGCCCCCGACCTGGTGCCGATCACCGTGAACGGGCGCGAGCACCGGGTGCCGCGCAACCTGCTCCAGGCCTACCAGCGCGGCTACCTGCCGCTGCCCGACTGA
- a CDS encoding ATP-binding protein, producing the protein MRRWPPLPASVGAARWLVRDRLTVWCVPADSIDTAELLTSELLTNAVVHAAVPEQLLELTVLLHDDHLRIAVSDACPTVPEPRAADSFSESPRGLTIVQALAHDWGTDARAPRGKTVWCLLKLPLSASRPTPPWAPPAIPAPATAPTPLPPPVARRFPAVPRARAGESVGRRDRRP; encoded by the coding sequence GTGCGCCGCTGGCCCCCGCTGCCCGCGAGCGTGGGCGCGGCCCGCTGGCTGGTCCGCGACCGGCTGACGGTCTGGTGCGTCCCGGCCGACTCCATCGACACCGCCGAACTGCTTACCTCCGAGCTGCTCACCAACGCGGTGGTGCACGCCGCCGTTCCGGAGCAGCTGCTGGAGCTGACCGTGCTGCTCCACGACGACCACCTGCGCATCGCGGTCTCGGACGCCTGTCCGACCGTCCCGGAGCCCCGTGCCGCCGACTCCTTCTCGGAGAGTCCGCGCGGGCTCACGATCGTCCAGGCGCTCGCCCACGACTGGGGCACCGACGCCCGCGCCCCCCGGGGCAAGACGGTCTGGTGCCTGCTGAAGCTGCCGCTGTCGGCCTCGCGCCCCACCCCGCCCTGGGCGCCCCCCGCGATCCCCGCCCCGGCAACCGCACCGACTCCGCTGCCACCCCCGGTGGCGCGCCGGTTCCCCGCCGTCCCACGGGCTCGGGCGGGCGAGTCCGTCGGACGGCGCGACCGGCGGCCCTGA